One Candidatus Desulfatibia profunda genomic window, CAGGCCTAATCGGACTTACCAAAACAACCGCAAAAGAACTTGCCTCGCGCGGCATTACGGTCAATGCGGTTGCCCCGGGTTTTATTGAAACGGATATGACCGCGTCACTTCCCGAAAAGGCCCGGAATGCAATGCTGGACCAGGTCCCGCTGGGGCGTGCCGGAAAGCCCGAAGATGTGGCCGGTGTTGTTGCTTTTCTGGCCTCTGAAGGTGCAGCTTATATTACTGGTCAGGTAATTCATGTTAGCGGTGGTATGTATATGTAAAAGGAGGAAGATCGAATGTCTATTGAAGATAAAGTAAAAAAGATAATTGCAGAGAAGCTGAGTGTCGATCTGGAAGAGGTTGTGCCCCAAGCGTCTTTTGTGGACGATCTGGGCGCGGATTCCCTGGATCTTGTTGAGTTGATCATGTCCATGGAAGAGGAATTCGATATCGAGATATCCGATGATGAGGCTGAAAAACTGGTTACGGTCCAGGATGTCCTCAACTTCATCCAGGCTCAATGAATAAAATCGTAACACGATTTTATGCAAACTAAGTTCGGAGGTTTTTTGGAAAGACGAGTGGTTGTCACAGGTTTAGGGCTAATCACTCCCCTGGGCATCGGCGTTAAGGAAACTTGGTCTGCCCTGTGTGCCGGCAGATCAGGGATCGCCGCAATAACCCGGTTCGACGCCTCTGATTTCGATACCAAGATCGCCGGAGAAGTAAAAGATTTCCGTGCGGAAGATTTTCTTCCTAAAAAAGAGGCCAAGCGCACAGAATCTTTTATTGCCTACGCTGTCGCCGCATCCCGAATGGCCCTGGAAGATTCCGGAATGGCGATCGACAGCTCCAATGCCGAACGGGTGGGTGTTCTTACCGGATGCGGTCTCGGCGGTCTTTTGATACTCGAACAAACCAGCAGGATTCTGGACAACAAGGGCCCCAAGCGGGTGAGTCCGTTTTTTATTCCCATGCTGATAGGAAATATGGCGCCGGGCATGATTTCTATCCATTTGGGCGCCAAGGGTCCCAATTCATCCATCGCCACGGCTTGCGCAGCCGGCACCCATGCGATCGGAGATGCCTACAGAATCATCAAGAGAGGCACTGCGGATGCGATGATAACAGGAGGTGTGGAATCGGTTATCACTCCCACGTGTATCGCCGGCTTCAATGCCATGAAAGCCCTGTCCACCCGTAATGACGAACCCGAGAAGGCTTCGCGACCTTTTGACCGGGACCGTGACGGCTTTGTTGTGGGAGAAGGGTGCGGTATGCTTGTTTTAGAGTCGCTTGACAGGGCTCTGGCCAGGCATGCCCGGATTTGTGCTGAAATC contains:
- the acpP gene encoding acyl carrier protein; this translates as MSIEDKVKKIIAEKLSVDLEEVVPQASFVDDLGADSLDLVELIMSMEEEFDIEISDDEAEKLVTVQDVLNFIQAQ
- the fabF gene encoding beta-ketoacyl-ACP synthase II; the protein is MQTKFGGFLERRVVVTGLGLITPLGIGVKETWSALCAGRSGIAAITRFDASDFDTKIAGEVKDFRAEDFLPKKEAKRTESFIAYAVAASRMALEDSGMAIDSSNAERVGVLTGCGLGGLLILEQTSRILDNKGPKRVSPFFIPMLIGNMAPGMISIHLGAKGPNSSIATACAAGTHAIGDAYRIIKRGTADAMITGGVESVITPTCIAGFNAMKALSTRNDEPEKASRPFDRDRDGFVVGEGCGMLVLESLDRALARHARICAEIIGYGMSADGFHMTAPSPEGEGAARCMAAALVDARISYAEIDYINAHGTSTPLNDIYETMAIKSVFKEKAPLIPISSTKSMTGHLLGGSGGIETVFTALTIHDGVIPPTINLDNPDKECDLDYVPKVARKADVITAMTNSFGFGGANATLILKKYPS